One genomic window of Streptomonospora nanhaiensis includes the following:
- a CDS encoding TetR/AcrR family transcriptional regulator translates to MEDIARRAGVGVGTLYRRFPDRESLIAAIAESTFEAVLERVRVAVAEEPDAWGALTRFLHHSLELRLSLRFSLSSAGAQALARSVESRQAGRGLAEILSELVRRAQAEGSLRPDVDVGDVLVLLAGILTSPHAFADDGRGDIANRYITLILDGLRAPGASRLPGRPQSFFDVRPFLKARPGEARGPGGDPERP, encoded by the coding sequence ATGGAGGACATCGCGCGCAGGGCCGGCGTCGGCGTGGGCACGCTCTACCGGCGGTTCCCCGACCGGGAGAGCCTGATCGCGGCCATAGCCGAGAGCACGTTCGAGGCCGTCCTGGAGCGGGTGCGCGTGGCGGTCGCCGAGGAGCCGGACGCCTGGGGCGCTCTGACCCGGTTCCTCCACCACTCCCTGGAACTGCGGCTGAGCCTGCGGTTCTCGCTGTCCTCCGCCGGTGCTCAGGCCTTGGCGCGGAGTGTGGAGAGCCGGCAGGCGGGGCGCGGGCTGGCCGAGATCCTGTCGGAGCTGGTGCGCCGGGCCCAGGCCGAAGGCTCCCTGCGGCCGGACGTCGACGTCGGCGACGTCCTCGTGCTCCTGGCCGGGATCCTGACCTCCCCGCACGCCTTCGCCGACGACGGGCGCGGGGACATCGCCAACCGCTACATCACCCTCATCCTCGACGGACTGCGCGCGCCCGGCGCCAGCAGGCTTCCAGGGCGGCCGCAGTCGTTCTTTGACGTGCGGCCCTTCCTCAAGGCGCGGCCCGGCGAGGCCCGCGGACCGGGCGGCGACCCCGAGCGGCCCTGA
- a CDS encoding winged helix-turn-helix transcriptional regulator, translating to MADTTGAAGAAGDHRPHPEAGHAAWGAHEPAARLDQPFLADCRARLAFDLFTHTWNSVVLFGLRTGPRRPGELREEIGGISAKVLNQTLRRLADSGLVERTAYAEAPPRVEYGLTPLGQTIMEPLAALAAWAAEHGDEVAEAQERARLRREEPAEGDERGGGETPLRE from the coding sequence GTGGCGGACACCACGGGGGCGGCAGGGGCGGCGGGCGACCACCGGCCCCACCCGGAGGCGGGCCACGCGGCCTGGGGCGCGCACGAGCCGGCGGCACGCCTGGACCAGCCGTTCCTCGCGGACTGCCGGGCCCGGCTCGCCTTCGACCTGTTCACCCATACCTGGAACAGCGTTGTCCTCTTCGGCCTGCGCACGGGCCCGCGCCGCCCGGGTGAACTGCGCGAGGAGATCGGCGGGATCAGTGCCAAGGTGCTCAACCAGACCCTCCGGCGCCTGGCCGACTCCGGTCTGGTGGAGCGGACGGCCTATGCCGAGGCGCCGCCGAGGGTGGAGTACGGGTTGACGCCCCTCGGCCAGACCATCATGGAACCGCTGGCGGCACTGGCCGCGTGGGCGGCCGAACACGGAGACGAGGTCGCGGAGGCGCAGGAGCGGGCCCGGTTGCGCCGGGAGGAGCCGGCGGAGGGCGATGAGCGCGGAGGGGGAGAAACCCCGCTCCGGGAGTAG